A single Nisaea sp. DNA region contains:
- the recN gene encoding DNA repair protein RecN, with protein MLTSLTIRDVVLIDRLDLSFGPGLAVLTGETGAGKSILLDALGLALGARADSGLVRNGAKQAVVTASFDVPDGHGSAEILEEMGIEVDGPVILRRIVTADGRSRAFANDEPVNVATLKRLGETLVEIQGQFDQRGLMDPATHRETLDEYGGHDTLQAAVRNSHAAWSEARSAHQRAREELERARTEEDLLRHNVEELDAVQPEDGEESRLAQDRTLLANAAQILEAMNAAVDALQNEDGADRAVAGAQRSLERVRDRAGDKLDAVLEGLDRAAAEIQEAQHALTQIASDVEADSGRLEEVDDRLHLLRGLARKHNTEADRLPEIHRALSARLAALDDAGGGLADLARAEQDARDAYTKAAELLTAARTKAADKLDTAITSELGPLKLDKATVKTRLDPLAESDWSAGGMERVSFLISTNPGAPLGPLGRIASGGELSRFLLALKVVLSEANPVSTLVFDEVDSGVGGAVAAAVGERLARLGTDTQVLVVTHSPQVAARGIRHWHVAKQADGELVKTAVSQLETSERREELARMLSGATVTDEARAAADSLLNPA; from the coding sequence ATGCTGACCAGCCTCACGATCCGCGATGTGGTGCTGATCGACAGGCTCGACCTCTCGTTCGGGCCCGGCCTCGCCGTGCTGACCGGGGAAACCGGGGCCGGTAAGTCCATTCTGCTGGACGCACTTGGTCTCGCGCTCGGCGCGCGGGCCGACAGCGGCCTTGTCCGCAACGGCGCAAAACAGGCCGTCGTCACCGCGAGTTTCGACGTGCCGGACGGGCACGGCTCCGCCGAAATCCTGGAAGAAATGGGCATCGAGGTGGATGGCCCGGTCATCCTGCGCCGGATCGTCACGGCGGACGGTCGCAGCCGCGCTTTCGCCAATGACGAGCCGGTCAATGTCGCTACCCTCAAACGCCTCGGGGAAACTCTGGTCGAGATCCAGGGCCAGTTCGACCAACGCGGCCTGATGGATCCGGCGACCCACCGCGAGACTCTGGATGAATATGGTGGACACGACACGCTGCAAGCAGCCGTGCGCAACAGCCATGCGGCCTGGAGCGAAGCCCGCTCGGCCCACCAGCGGGCGCGCGAGGAGCTGGAACGCGCCCGCACGGAAGAAGACCTGCTGAGACATAATGTCGAGGAACTCGACGCAGTGCAGCCTGAGGACGGCGAGGAAAGCCGTCTCGCCCAGGACCGCACCTTGCTGGCCAATGCCGCCCAGATCCTGGAAGCGATGAACGCCGCCGTCGACGCGCTGCAGAACGAAGACGGCGCGGACCGGGCCGTTGCCGGGGCCCAGCGCAGCCTGGAGCGTGTACGCGACCGGGCCGGCGACAAGCTGGATGCCGTGCTTGAGGGCCTTGACCGCGCCGCCGCCGAAATCCAGGAAGCCCAGCACGCCCTGACCCAGATCGCCTCCGACGTGGAAGCGGATTCCGGCCGGCTGGAGGAAGTCGACGACCGGCTGCATCTGCTGCGCGGCCTCGCCCGCAAGCACAATACCGAAGCCGACCGGCTGCCCGAGATACACCGTGCGCTGTCCGCTCGCCTGGCAGCGCTGGACGATGCCGGCGGCGGGCTCGCCGATCTGGCCCGCGCGGAGCAGGATGCCCGCGATGCCTATACCAAGGCTGCCGAATTACTGACGGCCGCACGCACAAAAGCGGCCGACAAGCTGGACACGGCGATCACCTCTGAGCTGGGTCCGCTGAAGCTCGACAAGGCGACGGTCAAAACCCGGCTCGATCCTCTAGCCGAAAGCGACTGGAGCGCGGGCGGCATGGAGCGGGTCAGCTTCCTGATCTCGACCAATCCCGGCGCACCACTTGGCCCGCTCGGCCGTATTGCCTCCGGTGGCGAACTCTCCCGCTTCCTGCTCGCCCTGAAAGTTGTGCTCTCCGAGGCCAACCCTGTTTCTACTCTGGTTTTCGACGAGGTCGACAGCGGGGTCGGTGGTGCTGTGGCGGCGGCTGTCGGCGAGCGTCTGGCCCGCCTCGGCACCGACACGCAGGTTCTGGTCGTCACCCATTCGCCTCAGGTCGCCGCTCGTGGCATCCGGCACTGGCACGTCGCAAAGCAAGCCGATGGCGAGTTGGTGAAAACCGCCGTTTCCCAGCTTGAGACCAGCGAACGCCGCGAGGAACTTGCCCGCATGCTGTCCGGCGCAACCGTGACTGACGAAGCCCGGGCAGCAGCCGACAGCCTTCTCAACCCAGCCTGA
- a CDS encoding outer membrane protein assembly factor BamD, translating to MKFAFGDFGPLRLKNLAFLTCILALAACSDDKSKLEYVERPVEQLYNEAVDSALQGDYKKAAPLFDEVERQHPYSVWATQAQIMAAYSLYQSNKYDEAINALDRFIQLNPSNQNVDYAYYLKGLSYYEQIVDVGRDQKLTRNAMDTLQELVQRFPESQYSRDALLKLDLTRNHLAGKEMEIGRFYLRQEKYLAAINRFKRVLENFDTTDQVPEALHRLTEAYSALGLHQQAERTAAVLGHNYPGSDWYQDSYALMTTGTSRGSKADDDGLFGLDLWIF from the coding sequence ATGAAATTCGCCTTTGGTGATTTTGGCCCGCTGCGGCTGAAAAACCTCGCTTTTCTGACCTGCATTTTGGCCCTGGCCGCCTGCAGCGATGACAAGTCGAAGCTGGAATATGTAGAGCGCCCGGTCGAGCAGCTCTACAATGAGGCTGTCGATAGTGCGCTGCAAGGCGACTACAAAAAAGCCGCGCCCCTGTTCGACGAGGTCGAGCGCCAGCACCCCTACTCTGTCTGGGCCACGCAGGCGCAGATCATGGCTGCCTATTCCCTGTATCAGAGCAACAAGTACGACGAAGCGATCAACGCGCTCGACCGGTTCATCCAGCTGAACCCGAGTAACCAGAATGTCGACTATGCCTACTATCTGAAAGGCCTCAGCTACTACGAGCAGATCGTCGATGTCGGCCGTGACCAGAAGCTGACCAGGAACGCCATGGATACGCTGCAGGAACTTGTGCAGCGCTTTCCCGAGAGCCAGTATTCCCGCGATGCCCTGCTGAAGCTCGACCTGACCCGGAACCATTTGGCGGGCAAGGAGATGGAGATCGGGCGGTTCTATCTGCGCCAGGAAAAATATCTCGCCGCCATCAACCGCTTCAAGCGCGTGCTCGAGAACTTCGACACCACCGATCAGGTTCCAGAAGCCCTGCATCGTCTGACCGAGGCCTACAGCGCCCTCGGCCTGCACCAGCAGGCAGAGCGCACGGCCGCCGTTCTCGGGCACAATTACCCGGGCAGCGATTGGTATCAGGACAGCTACGCCCTGATGACCACCGGGACCAGTCGCGGTTCAAAAGCGGACGATGACGGGCTCTTCGGCCTTGATCTCTGGATATTCTGA